The nucleotide window ACCAGCACAAGCCCCATGATCCCCATGCCAAGACCGCCGTACTCCTCAGGGATGGCTACGGCAAACAGACCGGCCTCGCGAAACACCTGGACCATATCCCAGGGGAAGTCGCCGGTCCGATCGTAATGGGCGGCCACAGGCCGTACCTTTTCCTCCGCGATCTTTCTGGCCAGTTGCTGAAGTTCCTTCTCCGCATCCGTCAGGAAGTAGTCCATTGCCTCCCTCACGCCCCTTGGTTCTGGAGTTGTCGCAAGGCCTCGCGGGCGGCCTGCTGTTCTGCGACCTTCTTGGTTCGTCCGGTACCAATGCCCCGCGCGCGGCCGGCCACATCCACCTCAACCGTAAACATCTTCTCGTGATCCGGTCCTTCCTCCCTCACCACGCGGTAAACGGGGTTGCCCCAGTTGCGCGCCTGGGCAAACTCCAGGAGCTCGCTCTTGTAGTTCCGAAGCATCTCCTCGTGCAGGAGCGCATCCATCCCCGCAAGGATGTGGCGGCGCACAAAACGCATGGCCTCCTGGAACCCGCCGTCCAGGTAGATCGCCCCGATCAGGGCCTCCAGGCAGTCGGAGAGGATGGAAGGCCGCTCCCGCCCTCCGCTGCGTTCCTCGGCCTGGCTCATCCGGATGTGGTCACCGAGGCGGATCTGCCGGGCTACTCGCGAGAGGACCTGCTGGCTCACCACCAGGGACTTGATGCTCGTCAGTTCCCCCTCGGGCTTCCGTGGGAAGCGCCGGAACAGGTACTCCGTCACCGCCAGGCCGAGCACGGCATCGCCCAGGAGTTCCAAGCGCTCGTTAGAGTCCAGTCTGTTGGCTTTGGACCCCGCTACGAAGGAACGATGGGTGAGGGCTTGCTCCAGGAGCTCGTGGTTCCGAAATCGGTACCTGATCAGCCGTCCGATCTCGCGTATCCGTTTCTCCTCCCCAGCGGCCCTGTGGGGCAGGAGCCAGGCAAACAGTTTCTTCCACCGCGAGACGCCTCTGGTGCGGGCCCATCCCTGGGTCTGCGGCCTGCGCGGTTTCGCCGCAGCCCCGGTTTCCTGCACCCCCGCCGTTTTTGCGCGGCCGTCGCCTTTTGCCAACGCCTTCACCCCTCGAACCGCTTGACCGCGAGACAGACGTTGTGACCACCGAAGCC belongs to candidate division KSB1 bacterium and includes:
- the rnc gene encoding ribonuclease III; translated protein: MAKGDGRAKTAGVQETGAAAKPRRPQTQGWARTRGVSRWKKLFAWLLPHRAAGEEKRIREIGRLIRYRFRNHELLEQALTHRSFVAGSKANRLDSNERLELLGDAVLGLAVTEYLFRRFPRKPEGELTSIKSLVVSQQVLSRVARQIRLGDHIRMSQAEERSGGRERPSILSDCLEALIGAIYLDGGFQEAMRFVRRHILAGMDALLHEEMLRNYKSELLEFAQARNWGNPVYRVVREEGPDHEKMFTVEVDVAGRARGIGTGRTKKVAEQQAAREALRQLQNQGA